One segment of Pseudanabaena sp. ABRG5-3 DNA contains the following:
- a CDS encoding DUF3854 domain-containing protein yields MQSTALDLRSFSDLVYREWIDGSAIAPELFAANVEIIADEIIESGGEVNYPIHEALNWNPAKWRTVWQSGKQQRPELFGALIHSWNPILSKSEVFQVKLSNPLIDRKKGKPRKYENPAKRGQVGGFALVPNSIWQKVADRYGVEVDFSALPDSVNFWTWVVDHPQIPIFICEGMKKACCLLSQGYVAIALSGITMGRIQGTDGKLALQPYLAMFATPKRQVLFCFDAETKEKTKHDVFLATVKTGKP; encoded by the coding sequence ATGCAATCAACAGCCTTAGATCTACGTTCTTTCTCTGATTTAGTTTACCGTGAATGGATTGATGGCAGTGCGATTGCGCCTGAACTTTTTGCTGCTAATGTGGAAATTATAGCAGATGAAATTATTGAAAGTGGTGGTGAAGTCAATTACCCGATTCATGAGGCTCTAAATTGGAATCCTGCTAAGTGGCGTACTGTCTGGCAATCTGGGAAGCAACAACGTCCAGAGCTATTTGGAGCGCTCATTCATTCTTGGAATCCCATTCTCAGCAAGTCTGAGGTATTCCAAGTCAAGCTTAGTAACCCTCTAATCGATCGGAAAAAGGGGAAACCTCGTAAGTATGAGAATCCTGCTAAACGCGGTCAGGTCGGTGGATTTGCTTTAGTTCCTAATTCAATTTGGCAAAAGGTAGCCGATCGCTATGGAGTTGAGGTTGATTTCTCGGCTTTACCTGATTCTGTTAATTTTTGGACTTGGGTGGTTGACCATCCTCAAATTCCGATCTTCATCTGTGAGGGTATGAAAAAGGCTTGCTGCTTGTTGTCTCAGGGTTATGTGGCGATCGCTTTAAGTGGGATTACGATGGGGCGGATACAAGGGACAGATGGTAAGTTGGCTCTGCAACCCTATCTGGCTATGTTCGCGACTCCCAAGCGTCAGGTCTTATTCTGCTTTGATGCTGAAACTAAGGAGAAAACTAAGCATGATGTTTTTCTGGCTACGGTCAAGACTGGCAAGCCATAG
- a CDS encoding DNA methyltransferase, translating into MAQLELFPSNKQSQYLETLIEREGNLLKIPEGLHTTPCNHGIHKFAGKFIPNLPRYLFREVLPHQSERVVLDPFCGSGTTLLEAALEGKQFIGLDIDPLSVAISRAKIQLLSEEEINLIDSFWRNHDFNKIYPESIPNVPNLLHWFKEETIAELSSIKYRALELPPRLSLFSLVVFSSIIRRVSNADDQTQKTYVSHTLPKNPPLPSTIFPIFLNRAIEGMRQYSRVLPFNPNGVIKQGDAITDIKSLEFDDVITSPPYIDSIDYVYNQMLEYFWLLEELGIDSYESYKAMRKRPMGFRVYDPLAINGFFKKYIQRSEEQFEQVCQQIGNQSPKEELTVRSFFFDYACHVEQVCAKQSRDGIYVCVVGNSLIRGVNVPTVDFIESIHLNSGYELVDKFNYEIRRHYMKFPRRGNSGKIKNDYILVFRVRI; encoded by the coding sequence ATGGCTCAATTGGAATTATTCCCATCTAATAAACAATCACAATATTTAGAAACTCTAATAGAACGAGAGGGCAATCTTTTAAAAATTCCTGAAGGTCTACATACAACTCCCTGTAATCATGGAATTCATAAATTTGCTGGAAAATTTATTCCAAATCTACCTCGTTACTTGTTTCGTGAAGTATTACCCCACCAATCAGAAAGGGTTGTTCTAGATCCATTCTGCGGTTCTGGGACTACTCTTTTAGAAGCAGCTTTGGAAGGAAAGCAATTTATTGGATTGGATATTGATCCTTTATCTGTGGCTATTTCAAGAGCTAAAATACAATTATTAAGTGAAGAAGAAATCAACTTGATAGACTCTTTTTGGCGTAATCATGATTTTAACAAGATATATCCTGAATCTATTCCAAATGTTCCAAACTTATTGCATTGGTTCAAAGAAGAAACAATAGCAGAACTCTCCTCGATTAAATATCGTGCTTTAGAATTGCCGCCACGTTTGAGTTTGTTTAGTCTCGTAGTATTTTCTTCTATTATTAGGCGAGTATCAAATGCAGACGATCAAACACAGAAAACATATGTCTCACATACTTTACCTAAAAATCCCCCTCTTCCATCAACAATTTTCCCCATTTTCTTAAATCGTGCTATAGAAGGTATGCGCCAGTATTCTCGAGTGTTACCATTCAATCCTAATGGAGTTATTAAGCAAGGAGATGCAATAACAGATATTAAATCACTGGAGTTTGATGATGTAATTACTTCTCCTCCTTATATCGATTCAATAGACTATGTTTATAATCAAATGCTTGAATACTTCTGGTTGCTTGAAGAACTGGGTATTGATTCGTATGAAAGTTATAAAGCAATGCGAAAACGTCCTATGGGATTTCGGGTTTATGATCCGCTAGCTATCAATGGTTTCTTCAAAAAATATATCCAGAGATCTGAAGAGCAGTTTGAACAAGTCTGTCAACAGATTGGTAATCAAAGCCCGAAAGAAGAACTCACTGTACGATCATTTTTCTTTGACTATGCTTGTCATGTTGAGCAAGTATGTGCAAAACAATCTCGAGACGGAATATATGTTTGTGTTGTTGGGAATAGTCTAATTCGTGGAGTAAATGTTCCAACTGTTGACTTTATAGAAAGTATACATCTCAATTCAGGATATGAACTTGTAGATAAATTTAACTATGAAATCCGTAGGCATTACATGAAATTTCCGAGACGGGGTAATAGTGGAAAAATTAAGAATGACTATATCTTAGTCTTTAGGGTGCGTATATGA
- a CDS encoding histidine phosphatase family protein, which produces MIQSIVVIAGAMMLSAATSFQLIAQAPAKDQWQSLKGRGKVVLMRHALAPGTGDPSGFRLGDCSTQRNLSETGREQARQAGQEFRQRQIPVKQLLSSQWCRCLETAKLLNLGEVKPTPALNSFFRDRRTAETQTAQTKQLIAAHRQQEGVVIMVTHQVNITALTGIVPQSGAAVVVQANDKGEVEVISELEP; this is translated from the coding sequence ATGATCCAGAGTATCGTCGTGATCGCGGGAGCAATGATGCTATCAGCAGCAACAAGCTTTCAATTGATCGCCCAAGCTCCAGCCAAAGACCAATGGCAATCTCTGAAAGGTCGAGGCAAAGTCGTACTAATGCGCCATGCCCTAGCCCCAGGCACAGGAGATCCGAGCGGATTTCGACTGGGAGACTGTAGCACCCAACGCAACTTATCAGAAACAGGAAGAGAACAAGCCCGCCAAGCAGGGCAAGAATTTCGGCAGCGACAAATTCCAGTGAAACAGTTGCTATCAAGTCAATGGTGTCGTTGTCTAGAAACAGCCAAACTTTTGAACTTAGGGGAAGTGAAGCCCACACCGGCCCTTAACTCTTTTTTCAGAGATCGCCGTACAGCCGAAACGCAGACCGCACAAACAAAGCAACTCATCGCCGCCCATCGCCAACAGGAAGGAGTCGTGATCATGGTGACGCATCAAGTAAACATAACCGCATTGACAGGGATAGTCCCGCAATCAGGTGCGGCTGTGGTCGTCCAAGCTAACGACAAAGGCGAAGTAGAGGTGATTAGCGAACTAGAACCATAG
- a CDS encoding SAM-dependent methyltransferase, translating to MSQTALAKSLRRAENRLPIIYAPELGTTVHWTPSQNLPVHRWFRYREGFSPYLLEHFASSKHRLDPFCGCGTTLLESSMRGAHSYGIDLNPLATFITRTKTKHYTVSDKRAFIKASSEALQEYKFCSPSEIPSYPLLNKLFLPNSLNTLLKLKKFILAVDTPKIRNLLLLVWLSLLEDSSNVFKEGNGLKYRNKRRKPEKYITIPDDEWIPKYFGKDIPQFIENLWSRKCNQISEDMTNFRIPTGYTPQVRTGSCLIAENLNFDKPIDLAIFSPPYANRFDYFESFKMELWMGDFVTSSNDMANLRQNSMRNNLTAKKFISDSVWHELEPFLNVMDDTASSVRMGIKNTLQGYFHDTRILLKNLKSTLIPNAKVVIVVGNSAYAKSIIPTDLLVAKIGQEEGYTVREIKIARNLHVSSQQRIALNYLDSYMRESVVILENS from the coding sequence ATGTCTCAAACAGCCCTTGCAAAATCACTACGAAGAGCAGAGAATAGATTGCCAATAATCTATGCACCTGAATTGGGTACTACTGTACATTGGACACCCTCTCAAAATTTACCAGTTCATCGATGGTTTAGATATCGTGAAGGTTTTTCACCATATCTATTAGAGCATTTTGCTAGTTCAAAACATAGACTTGATCCTTTTTGTGGTTGTGGAACAACCCTACTAGAGTCTTCTATGCGTGGTGCACATTCATATGGGATAGACCTAAATCCCTTAGCAACTTTTATTACACGTACAAAGACCAAACATTATACTGTCTCTGATAAACGGGCTTTTATTAAGGCAAGTAGTGAAGCCTTGCAAGAATATAAGTTTTGTTCTCCCTCTGAAATTCCATCTTATCCACTATTGAATAAATTATTTTTACCTAATAGTTTAAATACTTTATTGAAGCTTAAAAAGTTTATTTTGGCTGTTGATACACCAAAAATTAGAAATCTTCTTTTGTTAGTTTGGCTTAGTCTTCTTGAAGACTCGTCAAATGTTTTTAAAGAAGGAAATGGTCTTAAATATCGTAATAAAAGACGTAAACCCGAAAAATATATTACTATTCCTGATGATGAATGGATTCCTAAATACTTTGGTAAAGATATACCTCAGTTTATAGAGAACCTATGGAGCCGAAAATGCAATCAGATTTCTGAAGATATGACGAATTTTAGGATTCCAACTGGATATACGCCGCAAGTTAGAACAGGTTCCTGTCTCATAGCAGAAAATCTAAATTTTGATAAGCCAATAGATTTAGCAATTTTTAGTCCGCCTTACGCTAATCGTTTTGATTACTTTGAATCTTTCAAAATGGAATTATGGATGGGGGATTTTGTCACTTCTTCTAATGATATGGCAAATTTACGTCAAAATAGTATGCGAAATAATTTAACAGCAAAAAAATTTATATCTGATTCGGTTTGGCATGAACTTGAACCATTTCTTAATGTAATGGATGATACCGCTAGTAGTGTTCGTATGGGTATTAAAAATACACTTCAAGGATATTTTCACGATACTCGTATTCTCTTAAAAAACCTTAAATCAACTTTGATACCTAATGCTAAAGTTGTAATTGTTGTCGGCAATTCCGCTTATGCAAAATCAATAATTCCCACTGATTTACTTGTTGCTAAAATAGGTCAGGAAGAAGGATATACTGTTAGAGAGATAAAAATTGCTAGAAATCTTCATGTTAGTTCGCAACAACGCATAGCTCTAAATTATCTTGATTCTTACATGCGAGAAAGTGTAGTAATTTTGGAGAATTCTTAA
- a CDS encoding AAA family ATPase gives MTYSFQQATKENIKLRMALYGPPGCGKTYTALQLATILGKKIGLIDTEYGSSRKYANLFNFKVLELTKFGPSQYYNAIESAEEAGFDYLIIDSLSHAWYAELDSVGSDVRNWAKIRPIERQLWDKIISSSCHIIATMRSKIEYDYGATEVNGKQKITSVRKIGTAPIQKEGSEYELDICGLLDDQNTLTISKSRCPEISNGIFPKPGKKFAEMIQTWLSDEAPASRHTFVPVINVPVNPVAQQPQVQELATVASRNGHLATIASTNGHLATVVETKPTVNAQSNSSKIDNPAKAAFKALLAITQQDITKVIETSIDLYGADESGKKPKFNSENMTAKQIKDVCEALMKEWLGLKGYTAELAQNLIDISTSRYPGQYAEIAKDILSQLEF, from the coding sequence ATGACTTACTCATTTCAGCAAGCAACCAAAGAAAACATCAAACTCCGCATGGCTCTGTACGGACCACCAGGCTGTGGCAAAACCTACACCGCCCTGCAACTGGCAACCATCTTGGGCAAAAAGATTGGACTAATCGACACCGAATATGGCTCAAGCCGCAAATATGCCAACCTGTTCAACTTTAAAGTACTCGAACTAACCAAATTCGGACCAAGCCAATACTACAACGCCATTGAAAGCGCCGAAGAAGCAGGATTTGACTACCTGATCATCGACTCACTATCCCACGCATGGTATGCCGAATTGGATTCAGTCGGTAGCGACGTAAGAAACTGGGCAAAAATCCGCCCAATTGAACGGCAACTATGGGACAAAATCATCAGTTCCAGTTGCCACATCATTGCCACCATGAGATCCAAGATTGAGTATGACTATGGCGCGACCGAAGTTAACGGCAAGCAGAAAATCACCAGCGTCCGCAAGATAGGCACTGCCCCAATTCAAAAAGAAGGCAGTGAATACGAACTAGACATTTGCGGCTTACTTGATGACCAAAACACCCTAACCATCTCCAAGAGCAGATGTCCCGAAATCAGCAATGGCATCTTCCCCAAACCAGGAAAGAAATTCGCTGAAATGATACAAACATGGCTAAGTGATGAAGCCCCCGCCTCCAGACATACCTTTGTCCCCGTCATCAATGTCCCAGTCAACCCCGTCGCCCAGCAACCACAGGTACAAGAACTAGCCACAGTTGCCAGTCGAAATGGACATCTAGCCACAATTGCCAGCACTAATGGACATCTAGCCACAGTCGTAGAGACAAAACCAACCGTCAATGCCCAGTCCAACTCCAGTAAAATCGACAACCCAGCCAAAGCCGCCTTCAAAGCATTATTGGCTATCACCCAGCAGGACATCACCAAAGTGATTGAAACAAGCATTGACCTGTATGGAGCCGATGAAAGTGGCAAAAAGCCCAAATTCAACAGTGAAAACATGACTGCCAAGCAAATCAAAGATGTCTGTGAAGCCCTGATGAAGGAATGGCTAGGACTAAAAGGATACACCGCCGAACTAGCCCAGAATCTAATCGACATATCAACATCGAGATATCCAGGGCAATATGCCGAGATTGCCAAAGACATCCTTAGTCAACTGGAATTCTAG
- a CDS encoding IS5 family transposase, with amino-acid sequence MKYETSQNLSREEFKRLFGVKRETFAQMMELMKQSAKSKGKGGVKAKLSLEDQILVTLQYWREYRTYFHIANDWEVSESTICRAVKKVENVLIKSEKFRLAGKKSLWQEQHPALIAIDVTETKVERPKHHQKRFYSGKKKHHALKAQLVVDLTNLKIICTAYGNGHQHDFSLFKASGVRFHSQTQGLADKGYQGLQNLHPNSLIPIKKPKNGSLSKDDKRFNRQLARQRIAIEHVNRRLKIFKILSLPYRNRRRRFGLRCNLIAAIYNFEVSLPASKNCSPLS; translated from the coding sequence ATGAAATACGAAACCAGTCAAAATCTATCAAGAGAAGAATTTAAACGCTTATTTGGCGTAAAAAGAGAAACATTTGCTCAAATGATGGAACTGATGAAACAATCCGCCAAAAGTAAAGGAAAAGGAGGTGTGAAAGCCAAACTAAGTCTCGAAGATCAAATCTTGGTTACTTTGCAATATTGGCGCGAATATCGTACCTATTTTCATATCGCTAACGATTGGGAGGTATCAGAATCAACGATCTGCCGTGCTGTCAAAAAAGTCGAAAATGTCTTAATTAAATCAGAGAAGTTTCGGTTAGCAGGAAAAAAGTCATTGTGGCAGGAACAACATCCTGCCCTAATTGCAATTGATGTAACTGAGACCAAGGTCGAACGACCCAAACATCACCAAAAACGTTTTTACAGTGGCAAGAAAAAGCATCATGCTCTCAAAGCTCAACTAGTGGTCGATCTGACTAATCTCAAGATTATTTGTACCGCTTATGGTAACGGTCATCAGCACGATTTTTCGTTATTCAAAGCCAGTGGAGTTCGTTTTCACTCTCAGACACAAGGTTTAGCGGATAAGGGTTATCAAGGTTTACAAAACTTGCACCCCAACTCGCTAATTCCTATCAAAAAGCCTAAAAATGGCTCTTTATCCAAGGACGATAAGCGGTTTAATCGCCAACTTGCTCGTCAACGTATTGCCATTGAGCATGTTAATCGCCGTCTGAAGATTTTTAAAATTCTTTCTTTGCCTTATCGTAACCGTCGTCGTCGTTTTGGCTTGCGTTGTAATTTGATTGCTGCCATTTATAACTTTGAAGTCTCTCTTCCTGCTTCTAAAAATTGCTCTCCTCTGTCTTAA
- a CDS encoding helix-turn-helix domain-containing protein, which yields MKKQKADKQKSPKAKASKVKAPRVMPDVSEYIRLYKEQNYPIRDIAKHYQVSVSTVYNAMVAAGFSEFRPKHARLSHTRMSKEEQAIALYQTGVTRTAVVQKLNISAKTLNQILEKHGIPIRRGIDLVTSANRAAQYHKAYNDHHLTLRETAELFGVSHPIILRELKRNGYPIRQSVDSKNRPTFKLKHKLGGIAGLPTPKLTPKQKERRQILMRIRQRREDNQKLKRLKNYNRAKEYWQLVNEGGLDFEEVGKLFDLTGKTIERVIVQAGIDISEVARREKAAAFKEEQAIAQKYWELYSKPMSLDEVGAVFGLSDSTVRAVLIRHGYEIRKRGRIENSDRNQSKPRQAKPKKNKQPATIPAENMEATGQALDLLISNTKVK from the coding sequence ATGAAAAAGCAAAAAGCAGACAAGCAGAAAAGCCCAAAAGCGAAGGCTTCAAAGGTGAAAGCTCCTAGAGTTATGCCCGATGTATCTGAGTATATTCGGCTATACAAAGAACAAAACTACCCGATTCGAGACATAGCAAAACACTATCAGGTATCGGTTTCGACGGTATATAACGCCATGGTTGCGGCTGGGTTTAGTGAATTTAGACCCAAACATGCGCGACTGAGCCATACAAGGATGTCAAAAGAAGAACAGGCGATCGCCCTATACCAAACAGGAGTGACAAGAACAGCCGTAGTCCAGAAGCTCAATATCTCAGCTAAGACCCTCAATCAAATCCTAGAAAAGCATGGCATCCCCATCCGCCGAGGGATTGATTTAGTCACTTCCGCCAATCGCGCCGCCCAGTATCACAAAGCCTATAACGATCACCACCTAACCCTAAGAGAAACCGCAGAACTATTTGGAGTCTCCCACCCAATTATCCTGCGAGAACTAAAGCGCAATGGCTACCCAATTAGACAAAGCGTAGACTCTAAAAATCGTCCCACCTTTAAGCTAAAACACAAGCTGGGAGGCATCGCAGGCTTACCCACACCAAAACTAACACCCAAACAAAAAGAGCGTCGTCAGATCTTGATGCGAATCAGGCAGAGACGTGAAGATAACCAAAAGCTCAAGCGCCTCAAAAACTACAACCGTGCCAAAGAATATTGGCAACTGGTAAATGAAGGCGGGTTAGACTTTGAGGAAGTGGGTAAGCTATTTGACCTGACAGGTAAGACCATCGAACGAGTCATTGTCCAAGCAGGGATCGACATTTCCGAAGTAGCCCGCAGAGAAAAAGCCGCCGCCTTCAAAGAAGAACAAGCGATCGCCCAGAAATATTGGGAGCTATATAGCAAACCCATGAGCCTAGACGAAGTGGGAGCAGTCTTTGGACTGAGCGATTCCACGGTTAGAGCCGTGTTAATTAGACATGGATATGAAATCAGGAAGCGAGGCAGGATTGAGAACAGCGATCGCAATCAATCCAAACCGAGGCAGGCTAAACCCAAAAAAAATAAGCAGCCAGCTACCATCCCAGCCGAAAATATGGAAGCAACGGGACAAGCATTAGACCTATTAATTTCAAATACAAAGGTTAAGTAA
- a CDS encoding IS256 family transposase, with the protein MNIRKELLDELLQECKTPPDLFGEGGILKQLTTALVERALEAELSTHLGYKKHETKPEGQTNSRNGHSQKKVQGDFDFGIAEIAVPRDRAGEFEPLLVKKGQSRLSGLDEKIISLYARGMSVRDIQAQLEEMYGVEVSPTLISNVTNAVIDEVKQWQNRPLDAVYPIVFMDCLVVKVRDNGMVINKALYFALAINMHGQKELLGMWISPNEGAKFWLSVLTELQNRGVKDILIACVDGLTGFPNAIQTVFPKTTVQLCIVHMVRNSVAFVSWQQRKQVCADLKAIYSAATESEAEFNLEVFAEKWDKQYPSISKSWRNHWQHIIPFFAFPPEIRKVIYTTNAIESMNSSLRKVLKSQQIFPSDDAAFKLVYLAMRNISKKWTMPIKDWKPALNRFAIMFEDRLPF; encoded by the coding sequence ATGAATATACGCAAAGAATTGCTAGATGAATTGCTGCAAGAATGTAAAACACCACCCGACTTATTCGGAGAAGGAGGAATTTTGAAGCAACTGACGACCGCGTTGGTGGAGCGAGCATTGGAAGCAGAACTATCGACCCATCTGGGATACAAGAAGCATGAAACGAAACCAGAAGGACAAACCAACAGTCGTAACGGTCATAGCCAGAAAAAAGTCCAAGGAGACTTTGACTTTGGCATAGCCGAAATCGCAGTGCCCCGGGATCGCGCAGGAGAATTTGAACCATTGCTGGTCAAGAAAGGACAGAGTCGGCTATCAGGACTAGATGAAAAAATTATTTCCCTGTACGCAAGGGGCATGAGTGTCAGGGATATCCAAGCCCAACTGGAGGAAATGTATGGAGTAGAAGTATCGCCAACCTTGATCTCCAATGTCACTAATGCGGTGATTGATGAGGTGAAACAATGGCAGAATCGTCCCCTAGATGCGGTGTACCCCATCGTATTTATGGACTGCCTAGTGGTGAAGGTCAGAGACAATGGCATGGTGATTAATAAAGCCCTGTATTTTGCCCTAGCGATCAATATGCATGGTCAAAAGGAATTGCTGGGCATGTGGATTTCTCCGAACGAGGGAGCCAAGTTCTGGTTATCTGTACTCACGGAGTTACAGAATCGTGGGGTGAAGGATATCTTGATTGCCTGTGTCGATGGTTTGACTGGTTTTCCCAATGCTATTCAAACCGTATTTCCTAAAACTACTGTTCAGTTGTGCATTGTCCACATGGTGCGTAACTCGGTTGCCTTTGTCTCTTGGCAACAACGCAAGCAGGTTTGTGCCGATCTCAAGGCAATCTACTCGGCAGCAACCGAATCTGAGGCTGAATTCAATCTAGAGGTATTTGCCGAAAAATGGGACAAGCAATATCCATCGATATCCAAGTCTTGGCGCAATCATTGGCAACATATCATTCCTTTCTTTGCCTTCCCTCCTGAGATTCGCAAGGTGATTTACACCACCAATGCCATTGAGTCAATGAACAGCAGTTTGCGGAAAGTGCTTAAATCTCAACAGATTTTTCCGTCCGATGATGCTGCTTTCAAGTTGGTTTATTTGGCGATGCGGAATATATCCAAGAAGTGGACGATGCCGATTAAGGATTGGAAACCTGCCCTCAATCGCTTTGCGATCATGTTTGAAGATCGTCTTCCCTTCTAG
- a CDS encoding HNH endonuclease: MSFCWFTSFIGYPNFLKTEGSSYDLGQVFLTLAQASLEGKTYSESKELFPDLDPAQVETKKAAFQEFGLLYVVPRSNVITLTPLGLQVYNLSINRQNLEENRRAILFMLSHSLARYQFNNPLSVGGNRKVNIARAKSSDVLPYLACYYLLLKLDGLLTISELKGAVFSLQTMSELRNIETSIRNQRRTKKAFIDISGLPINPRTADNLKIYFMAHLSLDWEILKTTTANYYGNDEQAFELTEFGYELVESILNEQWLQWQSPISTIPTAQSYQSIDDYFCNGIGKQCSINLIDDDASRAELITMEISEGLLNLSDLEELKQLPRRTFQEGKKRLIQHVRTERTRNSSLVREAKNLFRERYSRLYCEVCSFDFEVKYGQRGKDYIEAHHKTPISELEEETELTVDDLAMVCSNCHRMLHRSPWITVHELIEIIRVEE; this comes from the coding sequence ATGAGTTTTTGCTGGTTTACTAGTTTTATTGGTTATCCAAACTTTCTAAAAACGGAAGGAAGTTCCTATGATTTAGGTCAAGTTTTTCTTACTCTTGCTCAAGCATCTTTAGAAGGTAAAACATATTCTGAATCTAAAGAACTTTTCCCCGATCTAGATCCTGCTCAAGTTGAAACTAAAAAAGCGGCATTTCAAGAGTTTGGTTTACTGTATGTTGTTCCTCGCTCAAATGTCATCACTCTAACTCCTTTAGGCTTGCAGGTTTACAACTTGTCGATAAATCGACAAAATTTAGAGGAAAATCGTCGCGCAATTTTGTTCATGTTAAGCCATTCTTTAGCTCGTTATCAATTCAATAATCCTCTTTCAGTGGGTGGAAATCGTAAAGTTAACATTGCGAGAGCAAAATCTTCAGATGTATTACCTTATTTGGCTTGTTATTATTTACTTTTGAAGTTAGATGGACTATTAACAATCAGTGAATTGAAAGGAGCAGTTTTTTCTCTCCAAACAATGTCTGAATTACGAAATATAGAAACCAGTATAAGGAATCAAAGAAGGACAAAAAAAGCATTTATAGATATTTCAGGTTTGCCGATCAACCCACGAACTGCTGATAATCTGAAGATATATTTCATGGCGCATCTCAGCCTTGATTGGGAAATACTTAAAACAACAACTGCAAATTATTATGGCAATGATGAACAAGCATTTGAACTGACAGAGTTTGGATATGAGCTTGTAGAATCTATCTTAAATGAACAATGGTTACAATGGCAGAGTCCAATATCTACTATTCCCACAGCACAAAGCTATCAATCCATAGATGACTACTTTTGCAATGGGATTGGCAAGCAATGCTCAATTAATTTAATTGATGATGACGCGAGTAGGGCAGAACTTATAACCATGGAAATTTCTGAAGGTTTATTAAATCTTTCTGATCTTGAAGAATTAAAACAACTCCCAAGACGAACTTTTCAAGAAGGGAAAAAGAGGCTAATTCAACATGTACGAACAGAAAGAACTCGTAATTCTTCTCTTGTCCGTGAAGCGAAGAATTTATTTAGAGAGAGGTATAGCAGGCTTTACTGTGAAGTTTGTTCATTTGATTTTGAGGTTAAATATGGACAAAGAGGTAAAGACTATATTGAAGCTCATCACAAAACACCTATTTCTGAACTTGAAGAAGAGACTGAACTCACTGTGGATGATCTTGCAATGGTCTGTTCTAATTGCCATAGAATGCTTCACCGATCTCCGTGGATCACTGTGCATGAACTCATAGAAATTATTAGAGTAGAAGAATAG
- a CDS encoding single-stranded DNA-binding protein — protein MCNSTNLVVLSGYVGNVSEVRQTKTSGKDVLDFSLAVQPKPRRDKDGNWIDQEPLWVKVVCWNGTAEYAEERAESGKFVEVTGVLAHPEEYKSKKDKKHHARTVIHAQSLNFIDVVRKSAEDEEYEASTSYDYDF, from the coding sequence ATGTGTAATTCAACAAATCTCGTAGTCCTCTCTGGCTATGTTGGCAACGTTTCCGAAGTCCGTCAAACCAAAACCAGTGGCAAAGATGTCCTCGACTTCAGCCTAGCCGTACAACCCAAACCTCGCCGCGACAAAGACGGCAATTGGATTGACCAAGAACCACTTTGGGTAAAAGTTGTCTGCTGGAATGGGACTGCGGAATATGCCGAAGAACGCGCCGAATCTGGCAAGTTTGTGGAAGTTACGGGAGTATTGGCTCATCCTGAAGAATACAAGTCTAAGAAGGACAAGAAGCACCATGCGCGTACTGTGATTCATGCTCAAAGCCTGAACTTCATCGACGTGGTGAGAAAGTCTGCTGAAGACGAAGAGTATGAAGCATCAACTAGTTACGACTATGACTTCTAA
- a CDS encoding DUF6753 family protein — MNSDPQPKTYLDIAIHDYDPTVKAKIYEIVAKSGIPQNDPYIAIFLSNAQVAATVATAPNLLQSALAKGFDVGIQKFRDFLATLRETAVKEQEVAISQAIANIIKNKQHQESQGYWRAISLPFIGFCAGMLMIGLAAGLVSGLAIAKVLSPQPSLNPQTAKDLDWLASDDGKLARNLVDWNRDILRTCLQDQQNLKDALIILKGKYVTKGLCALWVLPENQRVYEDRR; from the coding sequence ATGAATAGCGATCCTCAACCCAAAACCTATCTGGATATTGCCATCCATGACTACGATCCCACGGTCAAAGCCAAAATTTATGAGATTGTGGCTAAGTCTGGCATCCCTCAAAACGATCCTTACATTGCGATTTTCTTGTCCAATGCTCAGGTTGCGGCTACGGTGGCTACTGCGCCCAACCTGCTCCAAAGTGCTTTAGCCAAGGGATTTGATGTTGGTATTCAGAAGTTCCGTGACTTTCTGGCGACTCTGCGTGAGACTGCGGTGAAAGAACAGGAGGTGGCGATTAGTCAGGCGATCGCGAATATCATCAAAAACAAACAGCATCAGGAATCTCAAGGTTATTGGCGGGCGATTAGCTTGCCCTTCATTGGTTTCTGTGCGGGGATGTTGATGATTGGCTTAGCGGCGGGTCTGGTTTCGGGCTTGGCGATCGCTAAAGTGCTATCTCCTCAGCCTAGTCTCAATCCTCAGACAGCAAAGGATTTGGACTGGTTAGCTAGCGATGATGGCAAACTAGCAAGGAATCTCGTGGACTGGAATCGAGACATTTTGAGGACTTGTCTTCAAGACCAGCAAAACCTTAAGGATGCTTTGATTATTCTCAAGGGTAAGTACGTTACTAAAGGTTTGTGCGCTCTTTGGGTTTTACCTGAAAACCAGAGAGTATATGAAGATCGGCGTTGA